CAGTACCAGTATTCCCAGATAGTTCTGGGGGATCAGCATATTCAATCCCAGCATCAAAAGTCCCAGTGGTTTGGTCATAAAGATCATTCCCAGGACCAGTATGGTTTTGAGGATATCAATATTATCCGCCTGTTTGGCAATGACGTTGTTGACCTGGATCAGACGGTTCTAATTGGTCGGGATAATGTGGTTGTTATCCGTAAGACTTTTGGTAAGACTAAAATTATCATTCCTATTGATGTCGAGCTATCCCTGTCTGCCTCTAGTCTGTATGGACGTGTCTATTTTTTAGGCGATGCACATTGGGATTTGCGAAATGAGAGTTTTTCGATTGCGACCCCTGACTATTCTTCTGCCAATAAGCGGGTCAAGGTTGTTATCAATAGCCTCTATGGCGATGTGGAGGTCGTGCGGGTATGATGAAGAAAGGAACGCTATTTTTTCTCATTTGGTATGCCGGGCTGATTGTTATCGTCATCCTTGCCTCAGTCCTTCCCTTGTTGGGCTATTCCTTATTTGACATGTCCTTTTGGACGGCCAATGACCAGCTCTATGTGACCTTGATTTCGCTCCTGGTACTCTTGACAATCTTTCTATCTATCTTGGTTCAGACGGTCAGTTTCCTATCCACGCAGACCATGAGAATGAAGATTAAGCAAATTAGCAATCACCAGCCCATTAGGGTTGATAGCGACGAGGACCAATTGCTCCTACACCTATCTGAGAAAATGCGCAGTTTGACCAGGCAGGTCCAATTGATTGACAACCAGGACCTAGTCAAACGGGAAGCAATTGTCGAGGGGGAGCGTAAGCGAATTGCCCGTGACCTGCATGATACGGTCAGCCAGGAACTCTTTGCGACCAGCATGATTTTATCAGGTCTGGCATCAAATCTGTCCACCATACCGAAAGAAACCCTGCAAGAGCAGCTGGTCTTGGTCAAGGACATGATTGAGTCGGCCCAGCGGGATTTGCGGATTTTGCTCCTGCACTTACGACCTAGTGAGCTGGAAGGTAAGACCCTGGTTGAAGGTTTTGATGTGATTCTGCGGGAAGTCAGCGACAAGAGTAGTATCCAGGTCCACTTCCAGCATGAAGTAGAAGAATTGCCTAAGCTGATAGAAGAGCACCTCTTCCGCATTGCCCAGGAGATTATTTCCAATACCTTGCGCCATGCCAAGGCCAAGCAACTGGATGTCTACTTGATTCAGAAGGAGACAGAATTACAGCTTAAAATGACAGATGATGGCATTGGTTTCCAGCAGGAAGATGATGGGGAGCTCAGCTATGGCCTCCAAAACATCCGCGAGCGGGTGGAAGATATGGCAGGGACTATCAAGATTCGGACGGCTCCCAACAAGGGGGTTGCCATTGATATTCGTATCCCACTACTGAAAGGAAAAGAAGATGAAGACGATTCGAGTGATGCTGGTTGATGACCACGAGATGGTCCGACTAGGATTGAAAAGTTATTTAAATTTACAGGCTGATGTGGAGGTTGTCGCAGAAGCCAGCGATGGCGAGGAAGGCTTGGCTAAGGCACTGGATTTGCGTCCAGATGTGGTTGTTATGGACCTGGTCATGCCCAAGATGACAGGGGTAGAGGCGACTCTGGCCCTCTTGAAGGAATGGTCGGATGTCAAGATTGTGATTTTGACTTCTTATTTGGACAATGAAAAAATCTATCCAGTTCTTGAGGCTGGTGCCAAGGGCTATATGCTTAAAACCTCTAGTGCAGACGAGATTCTCTCTGCCATTCGCAAGGTGGCGCGTGGGGAATTTGCCATTGAAACAGAAGTAGAGAAGAAGGTCGAGCACCACAAGCGTTATCCAGACCTGCATGATGATTTGACCGTACGTGAACGGGAGATTTTGGCCCTGCTTGCCAAGGGCTATGATAACCAGCGTATTGCGGATGAATCCTTCATTTCCCTCAAAACGGTGAAAACCCATGTTTCCAATATTCTGTCTAAACTAGCTGTCAGCGACCGGACCCAGGCTGTCGTCTATGCCTTTCAACATGGACTGGTGGCACAGGATGAAGATTAGTGATATAATGGTAGGCGGTCATACTCAATGAAAAACAAAAGTGGGGGAGAATAGATGGACGCAAAATTAAAATACAAGGCCAAGAAGATTAAGTTGGTATTTTTCGATATTGATGATACCTTGCGCTTGGTGGAGACGGGATTTATTCCGGACACTATTCCGACGGTCTTTGCATCACTGAAAGCAAAAGGCATCTTGACAGGGATTGCCTCTGGTCGGGCCAAATATGGTGTTGTGCCAGAAATCCAGGCCTTGCAGCCGGATTACTTTGCTATGATAAACGGCTCTTATGTAGAAGATGCCAAAGGCAATGTCATTCGTAAGGCTCCGATTGCACCGGATTTGATTGAGAAATATATTGCTTGGACCAAGCAAGTGGGGATTGACTATGGGGTTATGAGCGCCGAAAAAGCCACTCTGTCCTTCCGTGACCAGCGGATTAGTCAGGCCATTGACCCCATTTATGATAATCTGGAGACAGACCCTGATTTTTACAAGGGCCAGGATATTTACCAAATGTGGACCTTTGAGCAGGAAGGTCAGGAAGTGGTCTTACCGGAGGAATTGCAGAGTGACTTACGCAGTGTCCGTTGGCATGCCATTTCATCAGACATTGTCCTCAAGTCTGCCTCTAAGGCAGCAGGGGTAGCCGCAATCGTTGAAAAGCTTGGTCTCAAACCAGAAAATGTCTTGGTCTTTGGCGATGGTCTTAATGACATCGAGCTCTTCCAATATGCTGGCATCAGTATTGCCATGGGGCATTCCCACCCAGAACTGCAAAAACATGCAGATTATATTACAAAAACAGTAGAAGAAGACGGCATTTTTGATGCTTTGGAGAAATTAGGTTTGGTAGAAAAAGAAAAATACTTCCCACAATTAGACTTGGAAAATGTAGAGGGACCAGTTGCCCGCATCAAGACCAATCACGGTAGCATGACCATCAAGCTCTTCCCAGAAATTGCACCAAAAACAGTGGCGAACTTTGTTGCCCTGTCAAAAGATGGTTACTATGACGGCATTATTTTCCATCGTATTATCGAGGATTTCATGATTCAAGGTGGCGACCCGACTGGTACAGGTATGGGCGGTGAGTCTATCTACGGTGAGTCCTTTGAGGATGAATTTTCTATGGAGGCCTTCAACCTGCGTGGTGCTCTTTCTATGGCCAATGCAGGTCCCAATACCAATGGCAGTCAATTTTTCATCGTGCAGAACCAGAATTTCCCTTACAATGTCAAGGAATTGGAGCGCGGTGGCTGGCCTAAGGAAATTGCGGCTCTTTATGCTGAAAATGGTGGAACACCGCACCTGGATCAACGCCACACGGTCTTTGGACATTTGATGGATCAAGAATCTTATAGGGTATTGGATACCATTGCGTCTGTAGAGACAGATGGTTCAGACCGTCCGCATGAAGATGTTGTCATCGAAAGTATTGAAATCGAGGACTAAGATGAATATTGGTGATAAAGTCAAAGGAAAAGTGACGGGCATTCAGCCCTACGGTGCCTTTGTTGAA
The sequence above is a segment of the Streptococcus suis genome. Coding sequences within it:
- a CDS encoding Cof-type HAD-IIB family hydrolase, which codes for MDAKLKYKAKKIKLVFFDIDDTLRLVETGFIPDTIPTVFASLKAKGILTGIASGRAKYGVVPEIQALQPDYFAMINGSYVEDAKGNVIRKAPIAPDLIEKYIAWTKQVGIDYGVMSAEKATLSFRDQRISQAIDPIYDNLETDPDFYKGQDIYQMWTFEQEGQEVVLPEELQSDLRSVRWHAISSDIVLKSASKAAGVAAIVEKLGLKPENVLVFGDGLNDIELFQYAGISIAMGHSHPELQKHADYITKTVEEDGIFDALEKLGLVEKEKYFPQLDLENVEGPVARIKTNHGSMTIKLFPEIAPKTVANFVALSKDGYYDGIIFHRIIEDFMIQGGDPTGTGMGGESIYGESFEDEFSMEAFNLRGALSMANAGPNTNGSQFFIVQNQNFPYNVKELERGGWPKEIAALYAENGGTPHLDQRHTVFGHLMDQESYRVLDTIASVETDGSDRPHEDVVIESIEIED
- a CDS encoding response regulator transcription factor, which gives rise to MKTIRVMLVDDHEMVRLGLKSYLNLQADVEVVAEASDGEEGLAKALDLRPDVVVMDLVMPKMTGVEATLALLKEWSDVKIVILTSYLDNEKIYPVLEAGAKGYMLKTSSADEILSAIRKVARGEFAIETEVEKKVEHHKRYPDLHDDLTVREREILALLAKGYDNQRIADESFISLKTVKTHVSNILSKLAVSDRTQAVVYAFQHGLVAQDED
- the liaF gene encoding cell wall-active antibiotics response protein LiaF encodes the protein MKKIQFFILIESILFTLAFFDTLASETARTLLLIAVILILFWYITGRKGLNALLTTALSLIFLVFFLNIYFIIGVLLMVVYILVNFFSRYEKQYQYSQIVLGDQHIQSQHQKSQWFGHKDHSQDQYGFEDINIIRLFGNDVVDLDQTVLIGRDNVVVIRKTFGKTKIIIPIDVELSLSASSLYGRVYFLGDAHWDLRNESFSIATPDYSSANKRVKVVINSLYGDVEVVRV
- a CDS encoding sensor histidine kinase, which codes for MKKGTLFFLIWYAGLIVIVILASVLPLLGYSLFDMSFWTANDQLYVTLISLLVLLTIFLSILVQTVSFLSTQTMRMKIKQISNHQPIRVDSDEDQLLLHLSEKMRSLTRQVQLIDNQDLVKREAIVEGERKRIARDLHDTVSQELFATSMILSGLASNLSTIPKETLQEQLVLVKDMIESAQRDLRILLLHLRPSELEGKTLVEGFDVILREVSDKSSIQVHFQHEVEELPKLIEEHLFRIAQEIISNTLRHAKAKQLDVYLIQKETELQLKMTDDGIGFQQEDDGELSYGLQNIRERVEDMAGTIKIRTAPNKGVAIDIRIPLLKGKEDEDDSSDAG